In the genome of Carya illinoinensis cultivar Pawnee chromosome 13, C.illinoinensisPawnee_v1, whole genome shotgun sequence, the window ATATTCTATATAAGATGAAACTAATGGGGGAAGATAATTGAAGTCCAAAGTGCTGCTGAAGTTTCTTACTTCAATCGTTCTTATATTTTTTGGGGATTTGTTTGCATTTAAATGTagcttttttgatcaattagtatgctagattttatttttaagagttgGTACTTGAAACCGTTCATTTAAAACAGGGTTGACAAGACAAAATCATTGAAGtggtggaaaaatattaatatttctccCTTTTTTGGTTCAGGCCGttaaaaaaaagtcaattttaaAAGGATTCTTCCATAGTTTTATGAAGGAGGTGTACCAATTAAGCATAAAACCTTTACTCCGATGATTCATTAAGAAAGTTTGAGTGAGTTTGATTTGTTCaagagaataaaactaaaatgaccGAAACATGTATGTCTTAATTCCCTATTTATCCAAGCTGcaggcttaaaaaaaaaaaaaacgggttGAATCCGGAACCAGAATCTGGGTTTTTAAAAAACAGGATTCAactgggtttcggcccggatctgACTCGGGTTAATCCGGTCCGGGTTCCGGCCTGGATTGAAAACCCAGATTCCGGTTTGGGTGGACCCGGATTTCAGGGTTGGAACCCGGTTGAACAGCCCTAATTCCAGCCAATGGATACTCAAACAAAAAACTCAAAAGGGAAGGAAATTATGGTAGCCCAAAGACGAGAAGTGGACAATCAATTTCTCAGTGCTTAATACAAATGAACTCACTAGAGGGAACAATATGAACTACACCTAAATGATCATCAAGAATTTCTCCCAAGCAAAATAGTTGAAAATCTCTCAACTATCTCCCGTTCAGACAAACGTCCTGGCTCTTCGAGACCCAAGCTCACTATTCTGCTATAATTCGCCAATTGTATTCAACTATGCACCACCTACCGCATTAACTCAAATCAatcttgaaataaattatttcactattaacCCTAACCCATCAGTCAGGCCAAACTTAACTCTCAAACCAGCTGGCCTATCGAGGGAGGTGCTTCATTCCACCTCCTATTTTGTTGTCCCATTTTGGTCTACTCAAGGGTCTTGGCTTTACCCACCGCCTTGGACTTTTTGTCAACCAATTCCAGTTCTATCTTTCTTGGCGCCGTCAAGGCCTAGGGTGTGTCTTCAACATTGATGAAACCGTAAGCATGGTCCATGAATTCTCACAGTGTGTGGGAGTTTTCCTAGCCAACTCCACCATGAAGGGGTTTCGGAGCCATATGCCCCCCAAGAGTGCATATGTTCTCATTCTGATCATTTGCTGTCATATGTTCCCTATTCAACCTGGCCAGGTATGCTTTCAGATTAAAATTCCACACTTATTTCTCCCTATGGTTGGATGCCTGAGCACCCTTCTGCACTTCGACCCATTGCACCAACAAACTCCATTTTCGTTGCCTACTAGCTCCACCCTTCCCAGTGTTCTCTCACAATGTCAACTCCTTCGTCATGAGCTTTTGGCCCATTTTCTGAGTCCCATTTCCCCACACCGGCCTTCTCCCTTTCGTTCTTGGTTCACCAATTTCACAAAACTGAAAATCCCACAATCGGCTACCCTAGTTTGCAGTGATTTTTGACTTGCGATGATTTTGTGCAATTGTGACGAGACATTTGTGTCCAATGTTCGGCAAAGCAAAAATTGACGCTAGTAAATATTTGCGGTGTTTTTTAGGACCTATTGCGATGGATTCAAACGCTGGAAAAAGCTTGTTTTGTTGTAGTGCCATAATCCggtatttagatattgagatgagacagACTAaacatctcaacattcaaatggGGGCATCTATGAttctataatataaaaaatttatatttacctAAAAGATTATCCGcactgaacaaaaaaaaaaacgtttttAGGAAAATATTCTCATGTGATAACGAAACGCTAAAAAATCACAATTAATTTGCTGAAATAGTTTTtcgtaccaaaaaaaaaaagttttataactAAACAAACGGAAGCTGAATATGAagagaaatataaatattatgaatttcgTTTCATTTGATTATCTCTTTTCCGTGGGATCGTCCTCAAGTCTTCAAACTCGGAAGATAGCTTCAGGGAATTTTCATCTGTTTTGACGTATGTACATCTCAAACGGAAAATTTGTTCTTAGCAACGACAATTACATTAAAGACGTAAAAACTCGTACATGGAAGAAAAAATCAAATCACATCTACACCAATGTCACCCAATATTCTCCGATGAACACACAAAAACCCCACGGAGTACTTGCACTCAAACACCTCTTCTTCCGGAATCAGACTTGGTCAGAGATCTAAGCCTCACAAAGAACTTCACCTTCCCCTCTTTCCTCATCTTATTACTGCCCATGCCCACACCCTTTCCACCTGGCGACAACGAGTCCCAGTTCTCCACTGTTAACACTTTCTCCGGAGACCTCTCTGCCACGTCATCACACAGTCCGTGGGCCCCACTTCCACCTCCTCCACCCCCACGCATTATCATCCTGGCTTGCATGGCGGAGACCACCTCCTTCAAGGCCATGTCGGCGTCCCCCCTATTTCTTAGCAGGATCTCCCCCACCTGAGCGGGAGTCAGCGCCCCGCCAGACCCCGCACAGCTCTCCACAGCGTCGAACACCGGATGGGACTGCAGGCCGAGGTAGTTCTTCACCAGGACCTTAAACGCGTGCATGCCGCACGTTCCCAGGCTCACGTGCACGTCCATCCTCCCACATCTCACCAGTGCTGGGTCGACGTTTTCCCTGTGGTTGGTCGTGAACACTATGATCCTCTCCTCCCCGCAGCACGACCAAAGCCCGTCCGTGAAGTTCAAAAGCCCCGATAATGTCACCCTCCCCCTCTCGGCCTCATCTCCCTCAGGCCGTGGGCACGTCTCCCTCCCCCTTCTCATCCTCTTCGACGTCGTTTTCAGCATCCTATCTGCCGTCAGATCAACGGTGCAGTCGATATCCTCGATGACGATGATCGACCGATTCGTGGTCTGTATGAGCAAAGCTCTGAGCTCGGAGTTATCGGACACTTTGGTAAGTTCGAGGTCGTATACGTCGTAGCACAGATAGTTGGCCATGGCTGCTATCAGGCTCGACTTCCCTGACCCAGGCGGGCCGTGGAGCAAGTATCCGCGCTTCCATGCACGACCAACTCTGTGGTAAAACTCTTTGCCGTTAGCGAATGCGGTTAGGTCCTCCGTGATCTGCTTCTTCAGCTCAGGCTCCAGCGCCAGGGTTTCGAACGTGGAAGGGTGACGGAACGGGACAGAAACCCAGCCGGACTCGTAGGAGCCGTGGCCGTTGTTGGTGAATAGCCTGCGTTCGCGGGAGACACGCTCGAACTCCTCGGCACGTGAGGTGACTTGATCGAGGTAGGGTGAGAGAAGGACCTGACGGTGGCGCTTGGGGAGCTTGAGAGTGAAGCTGCGTTTCTCTTCCAAAGAGTCTTGGACAGTCTCGACGTGGTGGGTCCAGGAGACGCTGTGGCCACGAAAGGTGTCATGGACGGTGTGGTTGGGTGCGACGGTGAAGGAAATGCGATTGGAGGATCTGGAGCGGGAGAGGGTGAGACGGCGACACGTGGAGGAGTGGTTGACGGAGTTCAGGTAGAGATTGACGTGGCGGTAGAGGTCGTTAACGTCGACGCCGCAGTAGCCGTTGAACTCAGGGATCTCGAAGTAGGAGTAGGGGGTGAACATGTCCTGGAGGGACTCGTAGAATGAGTGAAGGAGGGAGAGGAGCTGGGATGGCAAGACGTTTTGTAGGACGGTGAGGAGGCCCAAGAACGACCACATCTGCGACAATATCTCCATCTTAACTTCTTCCGAATTACTCTGTTTAATTTGTCTGGTATATATCGTACTACCGCCGTATCGGCTCGGTTGATTGTTTTTTGTCTTATCTGCCTATCACGAGCTAGGTTTCTACCTATGGTTTTTATAATGCAAAGGAAGATTAAAGAtgacaaattttgaaaagatcATAGATGGTGGCGATCGGGATAAGGGGTGTGTGTTTTGGGTAGGTAACCTTTTCCCGTAGTGCCCACATGACTTGCTGCCATGCTGTGTAAAACTAAAAAAGGAGAGGCAAAAGACGCTGTTTGCGGGCTGAAAAAGCAACAgagataaagataaataaagcTTGCTAAAGATGAAGCCGACTGGCTCTGCTCTTTTGCTTTTCTTCCCAGCCTGGTAATTTTATGACCTCTCGCACTTTCAGTACTGTGTGAACTGCGAAGTACCATCATGTAAACATATGTTAAAGTAaggtcatgcatgcatgctaattAATTATAACACGTCTAATTTATATCCAACTCATTTTCATCACCATTGTTTTCAGATAATTGTGTCCAATTATAactcattaattaaaatatatatatttgaacgTCTGATATATATAAACCCATAAAGATCTGATCATATGAGTATGTGAGTCATAttgagttttaataaaattctaacaTGTAGAGCATATATTCTGTGCAGTACTTTAGTTGCAAAGTTGCGAGGAAGAGTACTAGTGACAACCGGCCGGCTACAGCACTATGACGGGCATCGATCAAACAGCGCGGGAGCATGCATGCAAGCACACGAGACATGCCGCTTTAGCTTTAACTTTGACGAACTGCTTTTGTCTCCTTTATAAATTACCTttatcttttttgttcttttaattAATTCGGTTTCTTTTGATCTGATCAGGACACAAAATGTTATTTGAAATAATCATGCGGCTCATGCCCGTCATCTAACTCGTGATTAGATCGAGATATGATCTGCTGATGATGATATTACAACTCTTACTGCCCATACATAAGTATGCCCAACGACGGTTAATTTCGGTGTTCAGTAAGATCACAAgcattaattaacatatagtcTCTGTTGCACCTCTAGTTTgtccaaaatcacacaagacaataTTTAAATGGTTCAGCAAATTACCTATGTTTACTGAAGCCTCTTTTActgaatttgtacaagatttacaaaactctacaaatttttttctctctctctcacgtccttcttttctctctattttctcactCCCACATTTGCCCAACTGAGcttttccttttataagagagagcagctacgaaaactGATTTCAGTGCAGCAATCCACAGAAGAGATTGGAGCGTCATTTTCTACAGATATTGTGGATGTCTGTGGGTGGCGCCTAATAAAACAAATAGAGAACGGTGCTGAAATGGTTTCGGCAGGTGGTTTTCAACAGTCTCCTCATAGCTAGCAAATTATGTTAAGATGCTTCATTTGTTAAAATTGATTTTACGAGGGTCAACTGCATTTTGATGTCGCGCTTGTTCAGAAAAAGAGCCGGATTCCATAAGGCTTGAGCGATACGAAACTATATTCGAAGAAAAACGAGATATATAGATCCTTTATCATCccccaaaaaattatttttgatcCTTTATCATCccccaaaaaattatttttacatgaaAGATGGTTAGTCGGAAAAGTACCCAAGGAAAAATATCTGTGCCTTTGAGAATTGATTGACAACAATTCATGCGGTGCATCCTaataattattcttttatattgatGGGCATTGGCATGGGGAGCTTGGAAGATCTCAGGGTGACCGCGGATAAAAGGACAGATAACAGATAATATAACTTGAGAGCATCCAGGGCAATCCGATAGAATACTGGGTGTATTGGACACCAATAGGAAGATGACACTTCAGCAttgcatatataaaattaaaatctagaaCTGGTTGCACCATAGCAAGGGTATTTAGGACAATTACACTAGCATTTACACGGAACCCTGCTGCCTCACACTGCCTTCAACCTTCGACCTAACGCCCATTCTTAAgccttagccgcatgccaaaaCCAGTTCACCGAACGTCCGACGGGGCAAGCCTTGGTCACGAGGAATTTCATTATGGCCGGTGCAGTTGCATTTTATCCCTTCCGAACTTACGTAGTTACTTCACTGTCCCAACTCGCAAACAATTTTTCCAACCTTTATCCCAGTTTCTCGTCCAACAGTCCAATACCACTTTAAAGAGATATCCTGCCATGGACTCTGGAGCTCGAGTAGCTCTTTTAGGCAGTTCAGAATAGTGGATTTTAGTCGAATTTCGAGGCTGCAAGAATATGGGATTCTGCTTGTTAACATGAATAATTCAAAAGCCCAAAAAGGGGTCCAGCTGATGTAATCCAACCGAGCTGTGGCAAGGTGATTTACCTTTGTGTTATCCAATTCCGGGAATGAATCGTTTGCTCACTTCCTAAGCAGGCTATGGTAGAACTTGTATTGTAATCTTGTATCTTCTTCCCAGCACCTAAGGTACATCCAAATGTGGCAAACTGAGTAGTTTTTTCTACTTTCCAGCCCCAACTCGATTGTCACGCATTGAGCTTCATTGGTTGAGACCAGGCCCTTGATCCATGTAAAGGTAATCAAGTTAGTGCTGATCCCATACGTCCCTACGCATATATATGGGTACCAAGTAACTCTAAAATTACTTTTGATCATATACTTGAGCCATTATACATCACTCTTTATTGACTTAGACATCGAAGTGGCCACAGGCATCCAGTGCCGCTCACCTTTCACTTGCAGGTTGATGATCATGTTCAATGATGAGACATGTCCTTTACAGTACTAGCTCTATCTATGGGATTTTGCTATCTTTAATTTTAGTTTCTCATTAGACGTCAATGTGGTTCCCACTGTTACCGTATACAATTTTAGATGCTGTATAgattaatattagttattagCTATATAGATTATGTTACCATATATAGATGCTGATTTTTAGGAATCAATTAGACTCCGTGTATAGCACGTACCTTTGTGTATAGATGGAATGAACGACAATGAAGGGAGGATTCTAAGAGAATCATTTTTCGGAAAAGGGCTCTTGGTTTCTCTTGGTTTTTTGAGtattttgacatggtatcaagagcaagGTTTATAGTTGACTGACTTtcacgaattttttttttcctttcttgcaTTATCGACGTTTTCTGAGTgaggaaattttttttcctgttggTAGGTGCCAGTTTTCCTACTATTGGCACCTTCTGCGAGTGATTTGAGGGCCgcaacatattttttaattagtggATGATAGTTCTCCCACCATTGGGACTgtctgggattttttttttggtgattcTAGTTCTTGGAGATCAGACTCTTGTTTGTGGGCTGTTGGCGAGTTCTTTGCAAAGTTTTGGGGCCGTCGGCACTGTCTGTGAGAATTGTTTCCTTCGTTGTTGCTGGGCTACGCCATTTCTTGGCATTTTTTTTGGTTCTCGGCACTGCCAGTGAGTGTGGTCATGGTCATGGTTCTCGAGAGGGAGGATTTGTAGCTTTCGGCAGGTGCTGTTAATGCTTTGTGGGCTGTGATAGTTTCTCAGACTGTGGGCTGCGATAGTGCTCTATCGGCACTCTCTAGGAAGTAGGAACTGTTGGTACTTGTCAGCACTTGGTGTGCACATGTGATTCTCTTGGCATATTCAGTGGAAGAGTGGGcaggtattattttttgttatacttTATCATATTTACGGGCATAATGTCTTTTGAATCATTTGCCGTGAAATTCACAGGTAAGAACTACTCTGCAtggaaatttcaatttcgtttatTTGTTATGGGAAAAGAGTTGTGGGGTCATATAGATGGGAGTGCTCCTGCACCTCAAGATTTCGAGGCTTTGTCTAAGTGGCAAATTAAGGATGCTCGAGTTATGACTTGGATCCTTAGCTCGGTTGAGCCTCATCTTGTTCTCAATTTGAGGCCTTATAAAACTGCTGCTGATATATGGAATTATCTCAATACGGTTTATAATCAAGACAATTCTGCTAGTCGTTTTCAATTGGAGTATGAGATGGCTAATTTCACACAAGGAAGTCTCTCAATTGAGGAATATTTTTCTGGTTTTCAAACTCTTTGGGCTAACTATTCGGACATTGTTTATGCTAATGTTCCCGCTGCAGCTCTCTCTGTTGTCCAAGCAGTGCATGCAACCAGCAAACGAGATCAATTCTTAATGAAACTACGGCCCGATTTTGAAATTGCACGGTCTAATATGATGAATCGTGCTCCTATCCCATCTCTGGATGCTTGTTTGAGTGAACTTCTTTGTGAGGAGCAACGTTTACTCACTCAAGCTTCTATGACACATCAGGCTCTTGCTAGTGTACCTATTTCAGTGGCTTATGCAGCACAGGGGAGGCATAAGGGGAGAGACATGTGTGCTATCCAGTATTTTAGTTGTAAAGCTTTTGgtcatattgctcgggattgtcCCAAGAAGTTTTGTAACTACTGTAAGAAACAAGGTCATATCATCTCTGCTTGTCCCATTCGACCTAAACAGAAGCAGGGTACTGCTTATCATGCCTCCACTGGTGCCTCTAGTTCTGCTGCATTGCCTGCTGCCTCGCCGGTTGTTCCTTTTCCTGTTCCTACAGCCTTAGCAAACCCGAACACACTCACTCCTGAAATGGTACAACAAATGATCATTTCTGCTTTTTCTGCTTTTGGGCTTTCAGGTAATCGTCAAGTTTCTTCTACACCTTGGTATTTTGACTCCGAAGCTTCTAATCATATGACCAATACTATTGTTCCCCTTTCTAATGTCAAAAATTATGAtggaaatctgaaaattaacaCCGCTGATGGCAGCTCTTTGCCTATCAGTGCTGTTGGTGATCTTTCCTCTTCCTTCACTGATGTTTTTGTGTCTCCTGCtctctccacaaatcttcttTCTATTGGTCAATTGGTTGATAATAGTTGTAATGTCAATTTCTCTCGTTCtggttgtgttgtgcaggaTCAAGTGTCCGAAAAGATGATCGCGAAGGGGCCTAAAGTGGGACGACTCTTTCCTCTCAATGTTTCGCCTTCCCCATTTATCCCTAGTTTTCCTTTACTTTCCTTTGCATGTAATGCTGTTAGTCTTGGAAATAAGATGTGGCATAGACGTCTAGGCCACCCAAACTCAGATGTTTTACGTACTTTATTTAATTCTAGTTTATTGGGCAATAAAGCATGTTCTCCTCTTGATCTTTCTTTTGATTGTACAACATGCAAACTTGGCAAAAGTAAAGTTCTACCTTTTCCTTCTCATACATCTCGTGCCTCACAATGTTTCGATATtattcatagtgatgtttgggggaTTGCACCTGTTGTTTCTCATGCGCATTATAAGTACTTTgttacttttattgatgattttagtcgttttacttGGGTTTACTTCCTCCGAGCTAAGGCAAAAGTTTTTTCAGTCTTTCAGCGCTTCCTTGCCCTTCTTGAGACTCAATTCTCTGCCAGCATCAAGATCTTGCGATCTGATTCTGGAGGTGAATACATGTCTAATGAGTTTCAAACCTTTTTCCAAAGTAAAGGTATCATCTCTCAGCGTTCTTGTCCTTCAACACCACAACAAAACGGTGTTGCTGAGAGGAAAAATCATCACCTTCTTGATGTGGTAAGAACTCTTTTACTTGAATCATCTGTTCCTCCTCGGTTTTGGTCTGAGGCGTTTTCTACTTCAGTTCATTTGATCAATCGCTTACCATCTCCTACGTTAAATCATGTTTCtcctttctttaagttgtttggtCATTCTCCTTTATATTCTGATCTTCGTACATTTGGCTGCGTGTGTTTTGTGCATCTCCCTGCTCATGAACGACATAAACTTACCGCTCAGTCTATTAAGTGTgcttttcttggttatgttatCCCTCAAAAGGGTTATGTTTGTTATGATCCTCATGCTCGTCGTATAAGAGTTTCTAGGAATgtggttttctttgaaaatcaatatttcttttcatctcattttgagCCGCCATCTGCATCTTTATCTCTTTTGCCTAATTTTTCTGATTCCCCGACAATTGTGGAAAGGTTTAAACCTAGGTTTGTGTATGGAAGACATAGTTGACATGAGTCTAGTTCCACTTCCTCAGCGCCCCCTCCCGATCATGACCCGACACCTGATCCCACTTCTGCTCTTGCTCTTGCTCCTGCTTCCACCACTCTTTGTCGGTCTACTCGTACTTCTCGACCTCCTGATTGGTATGGTTTCTATTCTCCTGTCTCTCTTGTCGCTACTTTATCCTCTATTTCCATTCCTTCTTGCTACAAACAAGCCATGGAACATGAGTGTTGGCAAAATGCAATGCTAATAGAACTTCAAGCACTTGAGGAGAATCACACTTGGGATATTGTTCCTTGTCCTCCTATAGTCAAACCTATTGGGAGTAAATGGGTTTTCTCTGTAAAACTTCACTTTGATGGCTCTTTGGACCGATACAAAGCTCGCCTTATAGCTCTGGGTAACAAGCAGGAATATGGggttgattatgaggaaacatttgCTCTTGTTGCCAAAATGACCACGGTTCGAACCATCTTAGCTATTGCCGCTTCACAATCGTGGCAACTgcatcaaatggatgtgaagAACGCCTTTCTTCATGGTGATCTCCAAGAGGAGATTTACATGAAGCTCCCCTCTAGTATGACTACTTCTTCTTCTCATGATATTTGTAAGCTACGACGTTCTCTGTATGGGCTCAAGCAGGCGCCCCGGGCTTGGTTTGAGAAGTTTCGCAGTACAATTCTGTCGTTCAGTTTTACACAAAGTTAGTAtgattcttctctcttcttccacACATCTGCGTCGGGTATAGTCATTCTCttggtttatgtggatgatattatcaTTACTGGCACTGACTGTGGTTTGATTACTAAGCTTCAGCAACTGTTACATGCAactttccatatgaaagatcttaGCCAGCTCACATACTTCTTAGGATTGGAAGTTCATCATCAGGCCAGTGGTATTTTCGTGAACCAGCATAAGTACATTCAAGATATTATCACTTTGGCGGGTTTGGAGGACACTTCTTCTGTTGATACTCCTATGGAGGTCAATGTCAAATACAGGAAAGATGAAGGGGACCTTTTGAATGATCCTACTCTCTATCGGCGCCTGGTTGGGAGTCTTATCTACTTAACCACTACtcgacctgatatctcctatGCTGTTCATCAGGTTAGTCAGTTTATGTCTTCTCCTTGGCATCTTCATCTTGTTGCCGTTCGATGCATCATCCGCTATCTTCGAGGTTCACCTACTCATGGGTTATTCTTTCCTACCGGCTCCTCACTTCAACTTGTTGCCtatagtgatgctgattgggttgggTGTCCAGATACACATCGATCTACTACGGGTTGGTGTATGTTTTTAGGTGATGCCTTAATTTCTTGGAGATGCAAGAAACAAGATCATGTGTCTAAATCCTCTACTGAGGCAGAGTATCGTGCTATGTCTACTGGTTGTTCTGAAATTGTATGGCTACGCGGTCTTCTTAAGGAGCTTGGGTTTCCTCAGACTACTTCTACCCCTCTTCATGCTGA includes:
- the LOC122291236 gene encoding AAA-ATPase At4g30250-like, with amino-acid sequence MEILSQMWSFLGLLTVLQNVLPSQLLSLLHSFYESLQDMFTPYSYFEIPEFNGYCGVDVNDLYRHVNLYLNSVNHSSTCRRLTLSRSRSSNRISFTVAPNHTVHDTFRGHSVSWTHHVETVQDSLEEKRSFTLKLPKRHRQVLLSPYLDQVTSRAEEFERVSRERRLFTNNGHGSYESGWVSVPFRHPSTFETLALEPELKKQITEDLTAFANGKEFYHRVGRAWKRGYLLHGPPGSGKSSLIAAMANYLCYDVYDLELTKVSDNSELRALLIQTTNRSIIVIEDIDCTVDLTADRMLKTTSKRMRRGRETCPRPEGDEAERGRVTLSGLLNFTDGLWSCCGEERIIVFTTNHRENVDPALVRCGRMDVHVSLGTCGMHAFKVLVKNYLGLQSHPVFDAVESCAGSGGALTPAQVGEILLRNRGDADMALKEVVSAMQARMIMRGGGGGGSGAHGLCDDVAERSPEKVLTVENWDSLSPGGKGVGMGSNKMRKEGKVKFFVRLRSLTKSDSGRRGV
- the LOC122292102 gene encoding uncharacterized mitochondrial protein AtMg00810-like, with the protein product MEHECWQNAMLIELQALEENHTWDIVPCPPIVKPIGSKWVFSVKLHFDGSLDRYKARLIALGNKQEYGVDYEETFALVAKMTTVRTILAIAASQSWQLHQMDVKNAFLHGDLQEEIYMKLPSSMTTSSSHDIFILLVYVDDIIITGTDCGLITKLQQLLHATFHMKDLSQLTYFLGLEVHHQASGIFVNQHKYIQDIITLAGLEDTSSVDTPMEVNVKYRKDEGDLLNDPTLYRRLVGSLIYLTTTRPDISYAVHQVSQFMSSPWHLHLVAVRCIIRYLRGSPTHGLFFPTGSSLQLVAYSDADWVGCPDTHRSTTGWCMFLGDALISWRCKKQDHVSKSSTEAEYRAMSTGCSEIVWLRGLLKELGFPQTTSTPLHADNTSAI